Proteins from a single region of Chryseobacterium sp. W4I1:
- a CDS encoding SusD/RagB family nutrient-binding outer membrane lipoprotein, giving the protein MKNNINFILKYQSGKPAKWLKSFGLKSFLAAGLFMMASCESDLDKINENPNDQASVDPKVLLTYVSKNTFQVNGDNMYASRMMIGTDGENVYQYMKWNSDSFEAYTKGLLNIGKMMEEAAKINNKNYSAIGKFYRAYYFFNLSLKFGSIPYTEAAKGESGITQPKYDTQETVMAGILSELKEANDLINTNDKIEGDIIYNGDALKWKKLINSFRLKILITMSKKTTLGSYNIANEFSSIAGSQPLMTSISDNGELKFADAADSRYSMFNNSGYGSSMYMADYFINLFKVRQDPRLFTFAAQTTGAKEAGKPITDFTGYNGGNPISSYSDNAALITAKNISKVNDRFYKDPTNEPSSVLSYSELEFILAEGAARGWISGSAKIHYDNAIKGSFSFYQTYVKNPGQYFTGFDVNQYLATPLVVYSDADPLQTRLEKIMTQKYMTMFHQSQWTSYYDYLRTGYPNYPLKAGVSAPFRFRYPQEEYNYNSTNLKAALAAQYGGNDNINSKPWWLQ; this is encoded by the coding sequence ATGAAAAACAATATCAATTTTATACTAAAATATCAAAGTGGAAAGCCTGCAAAATGGCTGAAAAGTTTCGGCTTGAAGTCCTTTCTTGCAGCCGGACTGTTTATGATGGCTTCCTGCGAGTCTGATCTTGACAAGATCAATGAAAATCCTAATGACCAGGCAAGTGTAGATCCTAAAGTTCTTTTGACATATGTCTCAAAAAACACATTTCAGGTGAATGGCGACAATATGTATGCTTCCAGAATGATGATCGGTACAGACGGGGAAAATGTCTATCAGTATATGAAATGGAACAGTGACTCTTTCGAAGCTTATACAAAAGGTCTTTTGAATATCGGAAAAATGATGGAGGAAGCGGCAAAGATCAATAATAAAAACTACAGTGCCATCGGTAAATTCTACAGAGCTTATTACTTCTTTAATTTAAGTTTAAAATTCGGAAGCATTCCTTATACAGAAGCTGCGAAAGGCGAATCGGGGATTACTCAGCCAAAATATGATACTCAGGAAACGGTAATGGCCGGAATTCTATCAGAACTGAAAGAAGCCAATGATCTGATTAATACCAATGATAAAATTGAAGGTGATATCATCTATAACGGTGATGCTTTAAAATGGAAAAAACTGATCAATTCTTTCCGTTTGAAAATTTTAATAACCATGTCTAAAAAAACGACCCTGGGAAGTTATAATATCGCCAATGAATTCTCTTCTATTGCAGGAAGCCAGCCTTTAATGACATCTATTTCAGATAATGGAGAGCTTAAGTTTGCTGACGCTGCAGACAGCAGATATTCTATGTTCAACAACAGCGGATACGGATCCAGTATGTACATGGCAGATTACTTTATCAATTTGTTTAAAGTAAGACAGGATCCACGTCTTTTTACTTTTGCAGCACAAACTACAGGTGCCAAAGAAGCAGGAAAACCAATAACCGATTTTACGGGATATAATGGTGGAAATCCTATATCTTCTTATTCTGACAACGCAGCTTTGATCACTGCAAAAAATATTTCCAAAGTGAATGACCGTTTTTACAAAGATCCTACCAATGAGCCGTCTTCCGTATTGAGTTATTCCGAACTGGAATTTATACTGGCAGAGGGAGCAGCCCGCGGATGGATCTCAGGATCAGCAAAAATACATTATGACAATGCAATCAAAGGAAGCTTCAGCTTTTACCAGACGTATGTAAAAAATCCGGGGCAATATTTTACAGGATTTGATGTGAATCAATATCTGGCTACCCCATTAGTTGTTTACAGTGATGCAGACCCGCTTCAGACCCGTCTGGAAAAGATCATGACCCAGAAGTATATGACGATGTTCCATCAGAGCCAATGGACGTCATATTATGATTATCTGAGAACAGGGTATCCGAATTATCCTCTGAAGGCAGGAGTCTCTGCACCGTTCAGATTCCGTTATCCACAGGAGGAGTACAACTATAACAGTACCAATCTGAAAGCAGCTCTGGCAGCTCAGTATGGAGGAAATGACAATATCAACTCCAAACCATGGTGGTTGCAGTAA
- a CDS encoding SusC/RagA family TonB-linked outer membrane protein, with amino-acid sequence MKKTLATFAVFLLPLYLTAQEINISGNVKSENGFSVSGVSITDKNTGKTTVTDESGNFTISANPKDILEFYSPDFSMYTVEVSSKRRYSVVLTKPNEKQIEGVVITALGIAKKKEKIGYSTQEVGTKQFETITTPSIGNLFSGQVAGLNVSNPTGMQQAPQFTLRGNSDLVFVIDGVIVEKEVFQNLDPNNIANINVLKGATASALYGSRGRYGAVLITTKSAKKNGFSVEFSQNTMVTAGFTNLPKTQTEYGNGSHGKYEFWDGADGGVNDGDMIWGPKFVPGLQVAQWNSPIRDKTTGQVIPWYGAVTGTQYNDKSRYERVPIDWKYHDNLDTFLKPAVINNNSFAISYKNNKDTYRLSGNFMNYDDRVPNSYLQRYGVSFSSENHLGEKLTFDTKFNFNQTFTPNIPNYDYNPSGHMYTILIWMGADVDGRDLKNHMWIPGKEGTAQANWNYAWYNNPWFGSEYYKNKNRTNVISAQTGLEYKATEDFSVKGKVSMVENHNKQEILSPYSYFNYSAPRSGGYLLNDTKTWNLNSDILATYKKKISDNFDFTINAGGSMFYYKNNIDNASTDGLRIPELYALENSTGAVKYYDYLKEKLIYSAYSTIDIGLYNAFFINISGRNDWSSTLPKANRSYFYPSASVSAVISNLVKMPEAVSLLKLSASWAKVAYDFQPYSIRNYYFNNKGATFNGNPMFNFPTILNTENSLKPEQTKSYELGLSAGLFKNRLTLDVTYFRTLDYNNILEFPAAPSSGFTSQYVNGNEYTTKGLEISLGMIPVKTADFTWRTLINWSTYKQTLSSIYDNMPNYNNIKLGERLDSYYDYTWKKSPDGKVILDAKTGMPTKADAPSNLGHFNPDWTFGFNNTFKYKRFTLNIGIDGSIGGVMRSQVVEKMWWGGKHPNSTAYRDLEYANPGTYYFVPDGVNYNAANGTYTPHTNPISFQDWAQNYPYQARVTEDESELFANVFDRTFIKLRSVVLEYDFSYLLNPKGMIKNFTVNLSGYNLAMWKKSKNLYSDPDFKIGTGNESKNRDKIGSGNDIQDPSSRWIGVGFNLKF; translated from the coding sequence ATGAAGAAGACTTTAGCTACTTTTGCTGTTTTTTTACTCCCCCTTTATCTTACTGCCCAAGAAATTAACATTTCCGGAAATGTAAAATCCGAAAACGGCTTCAGCGTCTCTGGAGTAAGCATCACCGACAAGAATACCGGAAAAACTACGGTAACCGATGAAAGCGGTAATTTTACAATTTCAGCGAATCCAAAAGATATTCTTGAATTTTATTCACCTGATTTTTCAATGTACACCGTGGAGGTTTCTTCCAAGAGACGGTATTCCGTGGTTTTGACAAAGCCCAATGAGAAACAGATCGAAGGCGTTGTGATTACAGCTTTGGGAATTGCCAAAAAGAAAGAAAAGATTGGATATTCCACTCAGGAAGTGGGCACGAAACAGTTTGAAACGATCACGACTCCAAGTATCGGGAATTTATTCTCAGGACAGGTAGCCGGACTGAATGTTTCCAACCCTACAGGAATGCAGCAGGCTCCACAGTTTACATTGAGAGGAAACTCTGATCTGGTCTTCGTCATTGACGGAGTGATTGTAGAGAAGGAAGTTTTCCAGAATCTTGATCCTAATAATATTGCGAATATCAATGTTCTGAAAGGGGCAACCGCTTCTGCCCTATACGGTTCCAGAGGAAGATACGGAGCTGTCCTGATCACCACGAAAAGTGCTAAAAAGAATGGCTTTTCTGTAGAATTCTCGCAAAATACGATGGTGACTGCAGGATTTACCAATCTTCCCAAAACCCAAACGGAATACGGAAACGGTTCTCATGGAAAATATGAATTCTGGGATGGAGCCGACGGTGGTGTAAATGACGGTGATATGATCTGGGGGCCAAAATTTGTTCCGGGACTGCAAGTGGCCCAATGGAACAGCCCGATCCGGGATAAGACAACGGGACAGGTGATTCCGTGGTACGGGGCAGTGACAGGAACTCAATATAATGATAAATCAAGATATGAAAGAGTTCCTATTGACTGGAAGTATCATGATAATTTAGATACATTCTTAAAACCTGCAGTAATCAATAATAACAGTTTTGCGATAAGCTATAAAAACAATAAAGACACTTACAGACTTTCGGGAAATTTCATGAATTATGATGACAGGGTTCCCAATTCTTATCTGCAGCGTTATGGAGTCAGCTTTTCTTCTGAAAATCATTTAGGTGAAAAACTGACCTTTGATACGAAATTCAATTTCAATCAGACTTTTACTCCGAATATTCCCAATTATGATTACAATCCAAGCGGACACATGTACACCATTCTGATCTGGATGGGAGCAGATGTAGACGGTAGAGATCTTAAAAATCACATGTGGATTCCCGGAAAGGAAGGTACTGCACAGGCGAACTGGAATTATGCATGGTACAATAATCCATGGTTTGGATCTGAATATTATAAAAATAAAAACAGGACCAATGTGATCAGTGCACAAACCGGCCTGGAATATAAAGCAACCGAGGATTTCTCTGTAAAAGGTAAGGTTTCGATGGTTGAAAATCACAATAAGCAGGAAATATTAAGTCCTTATTCCTATTTCAATTACAGCGCTCCAAGAAGCGGTGGCTATCTTCTGAATGACACTAAAACATGGAACCTGAATTCTGACATACTGGCAACCTACAAGAAAAAAATATCTGATAATTTTGACTTTACGATCAATGCCGGAGGTTCGATGTTTTATTATAAAAACAATATAGACAATGCCTCAACAGACGGTTTGAGGATCCCTGAACTATATGCACTGGAAAATTCTACAGGAGCTGTAAAATATTATGATTATCTTAAAGAAAAGCTAATCTACAGTGCTTATTCAACGATTGATATCGGATTGTATAATGCGTTTTTTATCAACATTTCGGGACGTAATGACTGGTCTTCCACGCTTCCAAAAGCAAACAGATCTTACTTCTATCCTTCTGCATCGGTAAGTGCAGTTATTTCAAATCTTGTAAAAATGCCTGAAGCGGTGAGTCTTTTAAAGCTATCCGCATCGTGGGCCAAAGTAGCTTATGACTTCCAGCCTTATTCGATCAGGAATTATTATTTTAATAATAAGGGAGCTACTTTCAACGGAAATCCTATGTTTAATTTTCCTACCATCCTGAATACGGAAAACTCTCTGAAACCGGAACAGACCAAATCTTATGAACTGGGATTAAGTGCCGGATTGTTTAAGAACAGGCTTACTTTAGATGTTACCTATTTCAGAACTTTAGATTACAATAATATCCTGGAATTCCCGGCTGCACCATCATCAGGATTCACTTCTCAATATGTAAACGGTAACGAATATACAACGAAGGGTCTGGAGATCTCTTTAGGAATGATTCCTGTAAAAACAGCTGATTTTACCTGGAGAACTTTAATCAACTGGAGCACTTATAAGCAGACACTGTCTTCTATCTATGATAATATGCCAAACTACAACAATATTAAATTAGGAGAAAGACTGGACAGCTACTATGATTACACCTGGAAAAAATCACCTGATGGGAAGGTTATTCTGGACGCAAAAACAGGAATGCCTACCAAAGCAGATGCTCCTAGTAATCTGGGGCATTTTAATCCGGACTGGACTTTCGGCTTTAACAATACATTCAAATATAAAAGGTTCACTTTAAATATCGGTATCGATGGCAGCATTGGCGGTGTCATGAGATCGCAGGTTGTAGAAAAAATGTGGTGGGGTGGAAAACATCCTAACTCCACTGCCTACAGAGATCTTGAATACGCAAATCCAGGAACTTATTACTTCGTGCCGGACGGGGTCAATTATAATGCCGCTAACGGAACCTATACGCCACATACAAACCCAATCAGCTTCCAGGATTGGGCTCAGAATTATCCTTATCAGGCAAGGGTAACAGAAGATGAAAGTGAATTATTCGCCAATGTTTTCGACAGGACATTTATCAAACTGAGATCTGTCGTATTGGAATATGACTTCTCTTATCTGCTTAATCCGAAAGGAATGATCAAAAATTTCACCGTCAACCTTTCAGGATACAATCTTGCCATGTGGAAAAAATCTAAAAACCTGTATTCTGATCCGGATTTTAAGATCGGAACAGGAAACGAAAGTAAAAACCGTGACAAAATTGGATCTGGAAATGATATTCAGGATCCTTCCAGCAGATGGATCGGAGTTGGTTTTAATCTTAAATTTTAA